The following proteins are co-located in the Hevea brasiliensis isolate MT/VB/25A 57/8 chromosome 11, ASM3005281v1, whole genome shotgun sequence genome:
- the LOC110644414 gene encoding probable terpene synthase 13 — translation MAFSSKATFISSPIPFPQNRTPKCFNQIDFKTAIVPENWSITQENTLPSTSSNHLVYLTDEQPCIIKDDFHIKNHHTKLKALKHMLSKEREDAFEGLAMVDAIQRLGIEYHFQEEIDSILERHHMIHSTNNYNDLHEAALRFRLLRQEGYHVLAGVFDNFKDREGKFKQNLNYDIKGLLGLYEASQLTIGGEDILDEAGDYSYRLLNSWATQLDYNQARAIKDTLDYPHHKSLARFMAKHFIRDFQGGNVWMNELQQLAKLDFMKIQSQYQQEILQVSRWWKDLGLSKELKFARNQPLKWYIWSMATLIDPSWSEQRIDLTKPISFIYLIDDIFDVHGTLDGLISFTEVIKRWDIAAAEQLPDYMKTCFKALDNVTNEISYKVYKQHGWNPVDSLRKTWASLCDAFLVEARWFASGHLPSAEEYLENGIVSSGVHVVLVHIFFLLGHGLTKEAVELVDSNPAIISSSAKILRLWDDLGSAKDEDQDGHDGSYVECYMKEYKGCSVENARKQVTHMISDAWKQLNQECLFQKSFSSTFTKACLNLARMVPLMYNYDDNQRLPVLEHHVKSLFTESASL, via the exons ATGGCCTTCTCTTCTAAAGCAACCTTTATTTCATCTCCCATTCCATTTCCTCAAAACCGCACTCCAAAGTGTTTCAACCAAATAGACTTCAAGACTGCCATTGTTCCTGAAAACTGGAGCATCACCCAAGAAAACACATTGCCTTCTACTTCCTCAAATCACTTGGTCTATCTAACTGATGAACAGCCCTGCATTATTAAA GATGATTTTCACATCAAGAATCATCATACAAAATTGAAGGCGTTGAAGCATATGCTAAGCAAAGAGCGTGAAGATGCATTCGAAGGTTTGGCCATGGTTGATGCCATCCAACGCTTAGGCATTGAGTATCATTTCCAAGAAGAAATTGATTCAATTCTGGAAAGGCACCATATGATACATAGCActaataattataatgatctccATGAGGCTGCCCTTCGCTTTCGACTGTTGAGACAAGAGGGTTACCATGTGCTTGCAG GAGTATTCGACAACTTCAAAGACAGGGAGGGCAAATTCAAGCAGAATCTAAATTATGACATCAAAGGACTATTGGGTTTATATGAAGCTTCACAGCTGACTATAGGAGGAGAAGATATACTTGACGAAGCTGGAGACTATAGTTACCGGCTTCTAAATTCATGGGCGACACAGCTTGACTATAATCAAGCTAGAGCAATAAAGGATACACTCGATTACCCACATCACAAAAGCTTGGCCAGGTTCATGGCCAAACACTTTATTAGAGATTTTCAGGGGGGAAATGTGTGGATGAATGAACTGCAACAACTTGCTAAGTTAGATTTTATGAAAATCCAATCTCAATATCAACAAGAAATTCTTCAAGTATCAAG GTGGTGGAAAGACCTCGGTTTATCAAAGGAGCTAAAGTTCGCAAGAAACCAGCCACTAAAATGGTACATATGGTCCATGGCAACCCTCATAGATCCAAGCTGGTCAGAGCAGAGGATAGACCTTACAAAACCCATCTCTTTTATTTACCTAATAGATGATATTTTCGACGTTCATGGGACTCTTGATGGACTCATCTCATTTACAGAAGTTATCAAAAG ATGGGACATAGCTGCCGCTGAACAATTACCAGACTACATGAAGACATGCTTCAAGGCTCTTGACAACgtcactaatgaaattagctacaAGGTCTACAAACAGCATGGTTGGAACCCTGTAGATTCTCTGCGAAAAACG TGGGCAAGTTTGTGCGATGCATTTCTAGTAGAAGCAAGATGGTTTGCTTCTGGGCACTTGCCGAGCGCTGAAGAATACTTGGAGAATGGGATTGTTAGTTCAGGTGTACATGTGGTTCTAGTTCATATTTTCTTTCTACTGGGTCATGGTTTAACCAAGGAAGCTGTTGAGCTGGTTGACAGTAATCCAGCCATAATTTCTTCTTCTGCTAAAATTCTTCGGCTCTGGGATGATTTAGGAAGTGCCAag gaTGAGGATCAGGATGGACATGATGGATCATACGTAGAATGTTACATGAAGGAATATAAAGGATGTTCTGTGGAAAACGCAAGAAAGCAGGTAACCCACATGATTTCAGACGCATGGAAACAGCTGAACCAGGAATGCCTATTTCAGAAGTCATTTTCATCAACCTTCACCAAGGCTTGTCTTAATCTTGCAAGGATGGTCCCCTTGATGTATAATTATGACGACAATCAACGCCTTCCTGTTCTTGAACACCATGTCAAGTCTCTGTTCACAGAAAGTGCATCCCTTTAG